Proteins encoded in a region of the Agromyces protaetiae genome:
- the dnaN gene encoding DNA polymerase III subunit beta — MRFQVNRDVFSEAVSFAVKLLPQRTTLPILSGVLIQANDDGLVLSSFDYEVSSQTEIQADVEEPGTVLVSGRLLAEIAGRLPNAPVRIATEESRISVSCGSANFTLLSMPVEEYPSIPEIGEQSGVVPADEFAAAVAQVAVAASRDDVTPVITGVQLEVRENSLNLVATDRYRVAVREIAWDGGGVAADTTLSALVPARTLQEVGKTFGHSGTIQVAITSRDDRELIAFSADKKTVTSLLIKGNFPPVRRLFPDNVDNYAVMNTAELIEATRRVALVLEREAALRFSFSADGLTLEAIGSEQAQASESIDAILSGDETVVSLKPQFLLDGLAAVPSEFVRISFTKTENPNKPGPVLITSQTSREQAGGDTYRYLLQPNLLLR, encoded by the coding sequence GTGAGATTCCAGGTCAACCGCGACGTCTTCAGTGAGGCCGTCTCCTTCGCCGTCAAACTCCTGCCGCAGCGCACGACCCTCCCGATCCTCTCCGGCGTGCTCATCCAGGCGAACGACGACGGTCTCGTGCTGTCGTCGTTCGACTACGAGGTGTCGAGTCAGACCGAGATCCAGGCCGACGTCGAAGAACCCGGCACCGTGCTCGTCTCAGGCCGGTTGCTCGCGGAGATCGCGGGGCGCCTGCCGAACGCGCCCGTGCGGATCGCGACCGAGGAGTCACGCATCTCGGTGTCGTGCGGCTCGGCGAACTTCACACTGCTGTCGATGCCGGTCGAGGAATATCCGTCGATTCCCGAGATCGGCGAGCAGTCGGGCGTGGTACCCGCCGACGAGTTCGCGGCGGCGGTCGCGCAGGTCGCGGTCGCGGCGTCGCGTGACGACGTCACCCCGGTGATCACGGGCGTGCAGCTCGAGGTCCGTGAGAACAGCCTCAACCTCGTGGCCACCGACCGCTACCGGGTCGCCGTTCGTGAGATCGCGTGGGACGGTGGCGGCGTCGCAGCCGACACGACGCTCTCCGCGCTGGTGCCCGCGCGGACCCTGCAGGAGGTCGGCAAGACGTTCGGGCACTCCGGCACCATCCAGGTCGCGATCACGAGCCGCGACGACCGCGAGCTCATCGCCTTCAGTGCGGACAAGAAGACCGTGACTTCGCTGCTGATCAAGGGCAACTTCCCGCCCGTGCGCCGGTTGTTCCCCGACAACGTCGACAACTACGCCGTCATGAACACCGCCGAGCTGATCGAGGCGACGCGCCGCGTCGCCCTCGTGCTCGAGCGCGAGGCCGCGCTGCGCTTCAGCTTCAGTGCCGACGGTCTCACGCTCGAGGCCATCGGCAGCGAGCAGGCACAGGCCTCGGAGTCGATCGACGCGATCCTCTCGGGCGACGAGACCGTCGTGTCGCTGAAGCCGCAGTTCCTGCTCGACGGACTCGCGGCGGTGCCGAGCGAGTTCGTGCGCATCTCGTTCACGAAGACCGAGAATCCCAACAAGCCGGGCCCGGTGCTCATCACGAGCCAGACCTCTCGCGAGCAGGCCGGCGGCGACACGTACCGGTACCTGCTGCAGCCGAACCTGCTGCTGCGCTGA
- the recF gene encoding DNA replication/repair protein RecF (All proteins in this family for which functions are known are DNA-binding proteins that assist the filamentation of RecA onto DNA for the initiation of recombination or recombinational repair.), with amino-acid sequence MHVARLSLTDYRNYANADLELAPGATVLVGRNGQGKTNLVEAIGYLATLGSHRVSGDQALIRAGADAAIVRALLAHGDRQVLIELQLNRQGANRAQLNRSAVKPRELPRYAHSVLFAPEDLAIVRGEPGVRRRLLDELLVQRTPRLSGVMSDYERVLKQRNTLLKSARARGMAANALPTLDIWDERLVELGSELIDQRLALVAELGEPLAVAYRSIVDADHAPTLRPVLSIDGGDPDAEADEGAAGLGGAEAGGDEARAPETSVSSTADRFAAALRNRRGRELERGLTLSGPHRDDVLLLLNGLPAKGYASHGESWSFALALRLASAELLRRDSSTGDPVLVLDDVFAELDRLRRERLAAAIGDFEQVLVTAAVLEDVPSPLTARIVQIEAGRIVDAAGQAAPGTRSGEEAADG; translated from the coding sequence GTGCACGTCGCCCGCCTCTCCCTCACCGACTACCGCAACTACGCGAACGCCGATCTCGAGCTCGCCCCGGGCGCGACGGTGCTCGTGGGCCGCAACGGTCAGGGCAAGACCAACCTCGTCGAGGCGATCGGCTATCTCGCGACCCTCGGCTCGCACCGGGTCTCGGGCGATCAGGCGCTGATCAGAGCGGGCGCCGACGCGGCGATCGTGCGTGCGCTGCTCGCACACGGCGACCGGCAGGTGCTCATCGAGCTCCAGCTGAACCGGCAGGGCGCGAACCGGGCGCAGCTGAACCGGTCCGCGGTGAAGCCGCGCGAGCTCCCGCGGTACGCCCATTCGGTGCTGTTCGCTCCGGAGGACCTCGCGATCGTGCGCGGCGAGCCGGGGGTGCGTCGACGGCTGCTCGATGAGCTGCTCGTCCAGCGCACGCCGCGGCTGTCGGGGGTCATGAGCGACTACGAGCGAGTGCTCAAACAGCGCAACACGTTGCTGAAGAGCGCTCGGGCGCGCGGCATGGCGGCGAATGCGCTGCCCACGCTCGACATCTGGGATGAGCGTCTCGTCGAACTCGGATCCGAGCTCATCGACCAGCGGCTCGCGCTCGTGGCCGAGCTCGGCGAGCCGTTGGCGGTGGCGTACCGGTCGATCGTCGATGCCGATCACGCGCCGACGCTGCGACCCGTGCTGTCGATCGACGGCGGGGATCCCGATGCCGAGGCCGACGAGGGTGCCGCGGGTCTCGGCGGTGCCGAAGCCGGCGGCGACGAGGCGCGTGCGCCCGAGACATCCGTCAGCTCGACCGCCGACCGGTTCGCCGCGGCGCTCCGCAACCGACGCGGTCGTGAGCTCGAACGCGGACTGACGCTCTCGGGCCCGCACCGCGACGATGTGCTGCTGCTGCTGAACGGGCTTCCCGCGAAGGGATACGCCAGCCACGGCGAGTCGTGGTCCTTTGCGCTCGCGCTCCGCCTCGCGTCGGCCGAGCTGCTCCGCCGCGACTCGTCGACCGGCGATCCCGTGCTCGTGCTCGACGACGTCTTCGCCGAGCTCGACCGGCTGCGCCGCGAGCGGTTGGCCGCGGCGATCGGCGACTTCGAACAGGTGCTGGTCACCGCGGCGGTGCTCGAGGACGTGCCTTCGCCGCTCACCGCGCGTATCGTGCAGATCGAGGCCGGTCGTATCGTCGACGCGGCGGGTCAGGCGGCACCCGGAACTCGCTCGGGTGAGGAGGCGGCCGATGGCTGA
- a CDS encoding DUF721 domain-containing protein: MAEASEAVRVYQHFREIFGADRPRPRSRRREPRPGSEPFTPGRDPKPLGDTIDVLSSELGWSGPLSQHDLLASWADVAGEDTAKHSEPIGIEGGVLQVRCESTAWATQLRMMRSQLVARILERYPGAGVETIRFQGPDAPTWKWGPRSVPGRGPRDTYG, translated from the coding sequence ATGGCTGAGGCATCCGAGGCGGTGCGTGTCTATCAGCACTTCCGCGAGATCTTCGGCGCCGACCGGCCGCGCCCGCGTTCGCGGCGGCGGGAGCCGCGGCCCGGCAGCGAACCGTTCACGCCCGGGCGTGACCCGAAGCCGCTCGGCGACACGATCGACGTGCTCTCCAGCGAACTCGGCTGGAGCGGCCCGCTCTCGCAGCACGACCTGCTCGCGTCGTGGGCCGACGTCGCCGGGGAGGACACCGCGAAGCACTCGGAACCGATCGGCATCGAGGGCGGGGTGCTCCAGGTGCGCTGCGAGTCGACCGCCTGGGCGACGCAGCTGCGGATGATGCGCTCGCAGCTCGTCGCACGCATCCTCGAGCGGTACCCGGGGGCGGGCGTCGAGACGATCCGCTTCCAGGGGCCGGACGCCCCCACGTGGAAATGGGGTCCCAGATCGGTTCCAGGGCGTGGCCCGCGCGATACTTACGGCTGA
- the gyrB gene encoding DNA topoisomerase (ATP-hydrolyzing) subunit B yields MTAEPTKPQGTPEYGADEIQVLEGLEAVRKRPGMYIGSTGPRGLHHLVYEIVDNSVDEALAGHATAIDVTILHDGGVRVVDNGRGIPVGIHKTEGKSTVEVVLTVLHAGGKFGGGGYAVSGGLHGVGSSVVNALSTRLEAEVRREGHVWRQSFNVGVPNAPLSQDEPSDETGTTITFWPSTEIFETVEFDYETLRTRFQQMAFLNKGLRITLTDERRAGEPADPADVENETDATVEAARTDTFLYERGLVDYVEYLNRSKKADLVNEEIISFESEDGDRKIALEVAMQWTTAYTESVHTYANTINTHEGGTHEEGFRAALTTLVNRYAREKGIIKEKDENLSGDDVREGLTAVISVKLSEPQFEGQTKTKLGNTEAKSFVQRVTGDQLGDWFDRNPTQAREIIRKAIQAATARLAARKAREATRRKGFLESTGMPGKLSDCTSKDPSISEIFIVEGDSAGGSAKTGRNPETQAILPLRGKILNVEKARLDRALGNSEIQAMITAFGTGIGEDFNPEKARYHKVVLMADADVDGQHITTLLLTLLFRYMRPLIEMGYVYLAQPPLYRLKWSNSDHEYVYSDRERDALLAAGLASGKRIPKENGIQRYKGLGEMNHQELWDTTMNPDSRTLLQVTMDDAAAADEIFTTLMGDDVESRRSFIQKNAKDVRFLDI; encoded by the coding sequence ATGACAGCGGAACCGACGAAGCCCCAGGGCACGCCAGAGTACGGCGCTGACGAAATCCAGGTTCTCGAGGGCCTCGAAGCGGTTCGTAAACGACCGGGCATGTACATCGGCTCGACCGGCCCTCGCGGGCTCCACCACCTCGTCTACGAGATCGTCGACAACTCCGTCGACGAGGCGCTCGCGGGTCACGCGACCGCCATCGACGTCACGATCCTGCACGACGGCGGGGTCCGCGTGGTCGACAACGGCCGTGGCATCCCGGTCGGCATCCACAAGACCGAGGGCAAGTCGACCGTCGAGGTCGTGCTCACGGTGCTGCACGCGGGCGGCAAGTTCGGCGGCGGCGGGTACGCCGTCTCCGGTGGCCTGCACGGCGTGGGCTCGTCCGTCGTGAACGCACTCTCGACGCGGCTCGAGGCCGAGGTGCGTCGCGAGGGTCACGTCTGGCGCCAGTCGTTCAACGTCGGCGTCCCGAACGCACCGCTGTCGCAAGACGAGCCCAGCGACGAGACCGGCACGACCATCACCTTCTGGCCGAGCACCGAGATCTTCGAGACCGTCGAGTTCGACTACGAGACGCTGCGCACCCGGTTCCAGCAGATGGCGTTCCTGAACAAGGGCCTGCGCATCACGCTCACCGACGAGCGTCGCGCGGGCGAGCCGGCCGATCCGGCCGACGTCGAGAACGAGACGGATGCCACGGTCGAGGCCGCGCGCACCGACACGTTCCTCTACGAGCGGGGACTCGTCGACTACGTCGAGTACCTCAACCGCTCGAAGAAGGCCGACCTCGTGAACGAGGAGATCATCTCGTTCGAGTCCGAAGACGGCGACCGCAAGATCGCGCTCGAGGTCGCGATGCAGTGGACGACGGCGTACACCGAGTCCGTGCACACCTACGCGAACACGATCAACACGCATGAGGGCGGCACCCACGAAGAGGGCTTCCGGGCCGCGCTGACGACGCTCGTCAACCGCTATGCGCGCGAGAAGGGCATCATCAAAGAGAAGGACGAGAACCTCTCGGGCGACGATGTCCGCGAAGGTCTCACGGCCGTCATCTCGGTGAAGCTCTCGGAGCCGCAGTTCGAGGGCCAGACGAAGACGAAGCTCGGCAACACCGAGGCCAAGTCCTTCGTGCAGCGCGTCACCGGCGATCAGCTCGGAGACTGGTTCGACCGCAACCCGACCCAGGCCCGAGAGATCATCCGGAAGGCGATCCAGGCGGCGACCGCGCGCCTCGCGGCGCGGAAGGCCCGTGAGGCGACGCGCCGGAAGGGCTTCCTCGAGTCGACCGGCATGCCGGGCAAGCTGTCCGACTGCACGAGCAAGGACCCGTCGATCTCGGAGATCTTCATCGTCGAGGGCGACTCGGCCGGCGGCTCGGCGAAGACCGGGCGCAACCCCGAGACCCAGGCCATCCTGCCGCTCCGCGGCAAGATCCTGAACGTCGAGAAGGCACGTCTCGACCGGGCGCTCGGCAACTCCGAGATCCAGGCGATGATCACGGCGTTCGGCACGGGCATCGGCGAGGACTTCAACCCCGAGAAGGCCCGGTACCACAAGGTGGTGCTGATGGCCGACGCCGACGTCGACGGTCAGCACATCACGACGTTGCTGCTGACGTTGCTCTTCCGGTACATGCGGCCGCTCATCGAGATGGGCTACGTCTATCTCGCGCAGCCGCCCCTGTACCGCCTGAAGTGGTCGAACTCCGACCACGAGTACGTCTACTCCGACCGGGAGCGCGATGCGCTGCTCGCCGCCGGCCTGGCGTCTGGCAAGCGGATCCCGAAAGAGAACGGCATCCAGCGCTACAAGGGTCTCGGCGAGATGAATCACCAGGAGCTGTGGGACACCACCATGAACCCCGATTCGCGCACGCTGCTCCAGGTGACCATGGACGACGCGGCCGCCGCCGACGAGATCTTCACCACGCTCATGGGCGACGACGTCGAGAGCCGCCGGAGCTTCATCCAGAAGAACGCGAAAGACGTTCGCTTCCTCGACATCTAG
- the gyrA gene encoding DNA gyrase subunit A produces MTDETGTEDYGIHGRIDQVDLQLEMQRSYLDYAMSVIIGRALPDVRDGLKPVHRRVIYTMYDGGYRPDRAFSKCTRVIGDVMGQFHPHGDSAVYDSLVRLVQPWSLRYPLALGQGNFGSPGNDGAAAHRYTETKMSPLAMEMVRDIEEETVDFQDNYDGRTQEPTVLPSRFPNLLVNGSVGIAVGMATNIPPHNLREVADGALWALEHPDATREELQVALMQRIKGPDFPTGAQILGTKGIQDAYRTGRGSITMRAVVSVEEIEGRTSLVVTELPYQVNPDNLAIKIADLVKDGKVAGIADIRDESSGRTGQRLVIVLKRDAVAKVVLNNLYKHTSLQENFGANMLAIVDGVPRTLSVDGFISHWVDHQIDVIVRRTEYRLREAEARAHILRGYLKALDALDEVIALIRRSPSADEAREGLIELLDIDELQAKAILELQLRRLAALERQKIMDDAAKLELEIADFKDILATPSRQRTIIADELREISDKFGDERRTHIMPGFDGDMSIEDLIPEEEMVVTVTRGGYVKRTRSDNYRSQHRGGRGVRGAQLRADDVVDHFFVTTTHHWLLFFTNQGRVYRAKTYELQEGGRDAKGQHVANLLELQPDEQIAEILDIRDYEVAKYLVLATREGLVKKTELTAYDTNRSRGVIAINLREGDELVSAMLADEQDEILLVSRKGMSLRFEATDEALRPMGRATSGVKGMSFRGDDALLEASVVASSDAVDAVIADENGADEASGQRFSPTDTYVFTVTDGGYAKRTRIEEYRKQQRGGLGIKVAKLNDERGELAGALIASSADEVLVVLASGKVVRSDVAEVPAKGRDTMGVVFAKFANDDRIIAVAKNTERNLVEEVAESEGADPDAVVAAEEE; encoded by the coding sequence ATGACAGACGAGACGGGCACCGAGGACTACGGCATCCACGGCCGTATCGACCAGGTCGATCTGCAGCTCGAGATGCAGCGGTCGTACCTCGACTACGCCATGAGCGTCATCATCGGGCGCGCACTGCCCGATGTGCGCGATGGGCTCAAGCCCGTGCACCGCCGCGTGATCTACACGATGTACGACGGCGGATACCGGCCCGACCGTGCGTTCTCGAAGTGCACACGCGTCATCGGCGACGTCATGGGTCAGTTCCACCCGCACGGTGACAGCGCGGTCTACGACTCGCTCGTGCGTCTCGTGCAGCCGTGGTCGCTGCGCTACCCGCTCGCGCTCGGTCAGGGCAACTTCGGCTCGCCGGGCAATGACGGCGCAGCCGCCCACCGGTACACCGAGACCAAGATGTCGCCGCTCGCCATGGAGATGGTGCGGGACATCGAGGAAGAGACCGTCGACTTCCAGGACAACTACGACGGTCGCACCCAGGAGCCGACGGTCCTGCCGAGCCGGTTTCCGAACCTGCTCGTCAACGGCTCGGTCGGCATCGCGGTCGGTATGGCCACGAACATCCCGCCGCACAACCTGCGCGAGGTCGCCGACGGCGCGCTGTGGGCGCTCGAGCACCCGGATGCCACGCGCGAGGAGCTGCAGGTCGCGCTCATGCAGCGCATCAAGGGTCCCGACTTCCCGACCGGTGCCCAGATCCTCGGCACCAAGGGCATCCAGGACGCGTACCGCACGGGCCGCGGCTCGATCACCATGCGGGCGGTCGTCTCGGTGGAAGAGATCGAGGGCCGCACGTCGCTCGTGGTCACCGAGCTGCCGTACCAGGTGAACCCCGACAACCTCGCGATCAAGATCGCCGATCTCGTGAAGGACGGCAAGGTCGCGGGCATCGCCGACATCCGCGACGAGTCGTCGGGTCGTACCGGTCAGCGCCTCGTGATCGTGCTGAAGCGCGACGCGGTCGCGAAGGTGGTGCTGAACAACCTCTACAAGCACACCTCCCTGCAAGAGAACTTCGGCGCGAACATGCTCGCCATCGTCGACGGCGTGCCGCGCACGCTCTCGGTCGACGGGTTCATCTCGCACTGGGTCGACCACCAGATCGACGTCATCGTTCGCCGCACCGAGTACCGCCTGCGCGAAGCCGAGGCCCGGGCGCACATCCTGCGCGGCTACCTCAAGGCGCTCGACGCGCTCGACGAGGTCATCGCGCTCATCCGCCGGTCGCCGAGCGCCGACGAGGCGCGCGAGGGCCTGATAGAGCTGCTCGACATCGACGAGCTGCAGGCGAAGGCGATCCTCGAGCTGCAGCTGCGCCGCCTCGCGGCGCTGGAGCGTCAGAAGATCATGGACGACGCGGCGAAGCTCGAGCTGGAGATCGCCGACTTCAAGGACATTCTCGCGACACCGTCGCGGCAGCGGACGATCATCGCGGACGAGCTCCGCGAGATCTCCGACAAGTTCGGCGATGAGCGTCGCACGCACATCATGCCGGGCTTCGACGGCGACATGTCCATCGAGGACCTCATCCCCGAGGAGGAGATGGTCGTCACCGTCACGCGCGGTGGCTACGTCAAGCGCACGCGCAGCGACAACTACCGGTCGCAGCACCGCGGGGGCCGCGGTGTGCGTGGGGCGCAGCTGCGCGCCGACGACGTGGTCGACCACTTCTTCGTCACGACGACCCACCACTGGCTGCTGTTCTTCACGAATCAGGGGCGCGTGTACCGGGCGAAGACGTACGAGCTGCAGGAGGGCGGCCGGGACGCCAAGGGCCAGCACGTGGCGAACCTCCTCGAGCTGCAGCCCGACGAGCAGATCGCGGAGATCCTCGACATCCGCGACTACGAGGTCGCGAAGTACCTCGTGCTCGCCACGCGTGAGGGTCTCGTGAAGAAGACCGAGCTCACCGCCTACGACACCAACCGCTCGCGCGGCGTCATCGCGATCAACCTGCGTGAGGGCGACGAGCTCGTCTCCGCCATGCTCGCCGACGAGCAGGACGAGATCCTGCTGGTCTCGCGCAAGGGCATGTCGCTCAGGTTCGAGGCGACCGACGAGGCACTGCGGCCCATGGGCCGGGCGACGTCGGGCGTCAAGGGCATGTCGTTCCGCGGGGACGACGCGCTGCTCGAGGCATCCGTCGTCGCATCTTCCGACGCCGTCGATGCCGTCATCGCCGACGAGAACGGTGCCGACGAGGCATCCGGTCAGCGGTTCAGCCCGACCGACACCTACGTGTTCACCGTCACCGACGGCGGGTACGCGAAGCGGACCCGCATCGAGGAGTACCGCAAGCAGCAGCGCGGCGGTCTCGGCATCAAGGTCGCCAAGCTGAACGACGAACGCGGCGAACTCGCGGGCGCGCTGATCGCCTCGAGCGCCGACGAGGTCCTCGTGGTTCTTGCCAGCGGCAAGGTGGTACGCTCTGACGTCGCCGAAGTGCCCGCCAAGGGCCGAGACACGATGGGGGTTGTGTTCGCGAAGTTCGCGAACGACGATCGAATCATCGCGGTGGCCAAGAACACCGAGCGCAACCTCGTCGAGGAGGTCGCCGAATCCGAGGGGGCCGACCCCGATGCGGTAGTGGCCGCGGAAGAGGAGTGA
- a CDS encoding DUF3566 domain-containing protein, with protein MSSVADKLARKSNRRPPAKQVRLRLVYIDFWSTVKLSFLVAVCLAIVNIVAMFLIWTVLNSTGIFDLVNDLVQDVAGGGTDLSMFLSLGNVMGFAVVGSLINLVVTTVLGAVIAVLYNLSVKITGGLLVGFTNN; from the coding sequence ATGAGTAGCGTCGCCGACAAGCTGGCTCGCAAGTCGAACCGCCGTCCGCCGGCGAAGCAGGTGCGCCTGCGCCTGGTCTACATCGACTTCTGGTCGACGGTGAAGCTGTCGTTCCTGGTGGCCGTGTGCCTCGCGATCGTGAACATCGTCGCGATGTTCCTGATCTGGACCGTGCTGAACTCCACCGGGATCTTCGACCTCGTGAACGACCTGGTGCAAGACGTCGCCGGCGGCGGCACCGACCTGTCGATGTTCCTCTCGCTCGGCAACGTGATGGGCTTCGCGGTCGTCGGATCGCTGATCAACCTCGTCGTGACCACGGTGCTCGGCGCGGTGATCGCGGTGCTGTACAACCTCAGCGTGAAGATCACCGGCGGCCTGCTCGTGGGCTTCACCAACAACTAG
- a CDS encoding TetR/AcrR family transcriptional regulator, whose amino-acid sequence MEITRAIADDAGRLRVPELTPGAARILTVASELFYRRGIHAIGVDTIAVESGVTKRTLYDRFGSKDGLVTVYLQARHREWWDRLEERIAQAPSPRVLAVFDAYAGDPLPNDRGCAFLNAAGELPADHPAYGVVRAHKLAVRRRIDELLAEDHREPAAREQLGEHLFLLLEGAIAHTGIDGDDALLRRVRTLAEHLLND is encoded by the coding sequence GTGGAGATCACGCGAGCCATCGCCGACGACGCAGGTCGGCTGCGGGTGCCCGAGCTGACGCCCGGCGCGGCGCGCATTCTGACGGTCGCCTCCGAGCTGTTCTACCGGCGGGGCATCCACGCGATCGGCGTCGACACGATCGCCGTCGAGTCCGGCGTCACCAAACGCACGCTCTACGACCGATTCGGCTCCAAGGACGGGCTGGTGACGGTCTATCTGCAGGCCCGCCACCGCGAGTGGTGGGATCGACTCGAGGAACGCATCGCCCAGGCACCCTCACCTCGGGTGCTCGCGGTGTTCGACGCGTACGCCGGCGACCCGCTGCCGAACGACCGCGGATGCGCATTCCTGAACGCCGCCGGCGAGCTGCCGGCCGACCATCCGGCGTACGGCGTCGTCCGCGCGCACAAGCTCGCGGTGCGGCGTCGCATCGACGAGCTCCTGGCCGAGGACCACCGCGAACCCGCCGCTCGCGAGCAACTCGGCGAACACCTGTTCCTGCTCCTCGAGGGCGCCATCGCGCACACCGGCATCGACGGCGACGACGCGCTCCTCCGCCGGGTGCGCACCCTCGCCGAACATCTCCTCAACGACTGA
- a CDS encoding MFS transporter — protein MPALSRASTLALTGAGLALIAACYGLGRFAYGLFIPVFRDVFALDPAAAGLIASGSYAAYCVVILVATILTPRFGGRAVAVAAGAIATAGTLLIALAPNTAMLAAGVVLAGSSTGVASPPLAHAVARAVAEPVRNRTQTIINAGTGVGVAIAGPIALLTTAQWRLAWLTFAVLSALVTLWVTAAVPAERAGRARVAPGRTPVLFPSPLFPAGSGRLMTAAVLIGLASSATWTYGRDLLVTAGGMSAADSTLVWILLGACGVLGAAAGSLAGRLGMAGAWRIGVVVLAAGTALLAGFPGSLPIAAIAAGAFGAAYIALTGLLLIWGTEAYPRTPAAGVGLAFLLLAIGQAAGAPIVGAAVATGDPRVVFAVAALVALSGILIGPRRLRVDSKE, from the coding sequence GTGCCCGCCCTTTCGCGCGCGAGCACATTGGCCCTCACGGGCGCCGGCCTTGCGTTGATCGCGGCCTGCTACGGACTCGGCCGGTTCGCGTACGGCCTGTTCATTCCGGTCTTCCGTGACGTGTTCGCCCTCGACCCGGCCGCTGCCGGGCTGATCGCGTCGGGGTCGTACGCCGCGTACTGCGTCGTGATCCTGGTCGCCACGATTCTCACTCCACGGTTCGGGGGACGTGCCGTGGCCGTCGCCGCGGGGGCGATCGCCACGGCCGGCACACTGCTCATCGCGCTCGCGCCGAACACGGCGATGCTCGCCGCCGGCGTCGTGCTCGCGGGCTCCAGCACGGGCGTCGCGTCGCCGCCGCTCGCGCACGCGGTCGCGCGCGCGGTGGCCGAACCCGTCAGGAACCGGACCCAGACGATCATCAACGCGGGAACCGGTGTCGGCGTCGCGATCGCCGGCCCCATCGCCCTGCTCACCACCGCGCAGTGGCGACTGGCGTGGCTCACGTTCGCGGTGCTCAGCGCGCTCGTCACCCTGTGGGTGACGGCCGCGGTACCGGCCGAGCGTGCCGGTCGAGCGCGCGTCGCTCCTGGGCGGACTCCCGTTCTGTTCCCATCACCGCTGTTCCCCGCGGGGAGCGGCCGTCTGATGACGGCGGCGGTGCTGATCGGGCTCGCCAGCAGCGCGACCTGGACGTACGGACGCGACCTGCTCGTGACCGCGGGCGGCATGTCCGCCGCCGACTCCACGCTCGTCTGGATCCTCCTGGGAGCATGCGGCGTGCTCGGCGCCGCAGCCGGTTCGCTCGCCGGCCGGCTCGGCATGGCGGGCGCATGGCGGATCGGCGTCGTGGTGCTCGCGGCGGGGACGGCATTGCTCGCCGGGTTCCCCGGCAGCCTCCCGATCGCGGCGATCGCCGCCGGCGCGTTCGGCGCCGCGTACATCGCACTGACCGGGCTGCTGCTGATCTGGGGAACCGAGGCCTACCCGCGCACGCCCGCCGCCGGTGTCGGCCTCGCGTTCCTCCTCCTCGCGATCGGTCAGGCGGCGGGCGCCCCCATCGTCGGCGCCGCCGTGGCGACCGGCGATCCGCGGGTGGTCTTCGCCGTCGCTGCACTCGTGGCGCTCAGTGGCATCCTGATCGGGCCGCGCCGCCTGCGGGTGGACTCGAAGGAGTAG
- a CDS encoding ABC transporter ATP-binding protein, which translates to MTALEVRHLHKRYGRHVAVDDVSFTVEEGEIFGIIGPNGAGKTTTVESIAGLRTPDSGSISVLGLDPIKNRAEVRERLGVQLQESSFPDAITVAEALELYSSFYRNPADWRELMELLSLTDKRKTRYKALSGGQKQRLSIALALVGAPKIAILDELTTGLDPQARRDTWSLIERVRDTGVTILLVTHFMDEAERLSDRIAVIDGGRVAAMDTPAGLIARASAVQQVRFRVSQPLDRSVLTELRDVTEVEVTDGRWLVTGNGPLLSSVAGALARAQVVAEDLRADQRSLDDAFVAITGRAPESSESLQKEG; encoded by the coding sequence ATGACCGCGCTCGAAGTACGACATCTGCACAAGCGATATGGACGGCATGTTGCCGTCGACGACGTCTCGTTCACCGTTGAAGAGGGGGAGATCTTCGGGATCATCGGGCCGAACGGCGCCGGGAAGACCACCACCGTCGAGAGCATCGCAGGCCTCCGCACGCCCGACTCGGGCTCGATCTCGGTGCTGGGACTCGACCCGATCAAGAACCGCGCGGAGGTCCGTGAGCGGCTCGGCGTGCAGCTGCAGGAGAGCAGCTTCCCGGACGCGATCACGGTCGCCGAAGCCCTCGAGCTCTACAGCTCGTTCTACCGGAACCCGGCCGACTGGCGTGAGCTCATGGAGCTCCTGAGCCTCACCGACAAGCGCAAGACGCGATACAAGGCGCTCTCCGGCGGGCAGAAGCAGCGGCTGTCGATCGCGCTCGCTCTGGTCGGCGCGCCCAAGATCGCGATCCTGGACGAGCTCACGACGGGACTGGATCCGCAGGCCAGGCGCGACACCTGGAGCCTCATCGAACGGGTTCGGGACACGGGCGTCACGATCCTGCTCGTCACCCACTTCATGGATGAGGCGGAGCGCCTGAGCGACCGTATCGCGGTCATCGACGGTGGGCGGGTCGCCGCGATGGATACGCCGGCAGGCCTGATCGCACGGGCGAGTGCGGTGCAGCAGGTCCGGTTCCGCGTGAGCCAACCACTGGACCGGAGCGTCCTGACCGAGCTTCGTGACGTGACCGAGGTCGAGGTGACCGACGGACGCTGGCTGGTCACCGGCAACGGACCGTTGCTGAGCAGCGTCGCCGGCGCGCTCGCCCGGGCGCAGGTCGTGGCGGAGGACCTCCGCGCCGACCAGCGCAGTCTCGACGACGCGTTCGTGGCCATCACTGGCCGCGCCCCGGAATCCTCAGAATCCCTCCAGAAGGAAGGCTGA